From the Endozoicomonas sp. Mp262 genome, the window CATGGTATTGAAGAGAAAAGGGTGATTCCATTCGATACATCATAACCGGCCATATCGTAGCTACGTTCAGGGGTGACATTTTTTCTTTAAAGCTCCGCTTTGTTAATTGGCGGCTCAGTTTTGATCGGCTTCATTATTTTTGCTGCCTTATTGTCAATACCAACGATCATCGACGTTCATCATGCGGGAATAGCTGGAAAACCACCTATCTATACTGACCAGGAAGCACAACGCATTAGAGAGATTGTCTCCGAGGAACCTCGCAGGCTGTCTTATGTTCAAACAAAGATTGCAGAGGAAACCGGTAAGGTTGCCTCAAAGCAAACCCTGTCGAGACTTTTAAAAAAAGCTGGGACTTGTTTATAAGCGGTTTCGTAAAGCTTGCAGCCATAAGCGCGATGAGGAGCAATTCAGATGTTGCCAGTCTGCCTTGAAAGAGGCCCAATATGCTGAGGATAAAGGGCTTGTCAATCTGTTTTACTTTGATGAATCTGGTTTTAGTCAAGAGCCTTGTGTCCCCTATGGCTGGCAAGAAAAAGGCTCACAGCTAAAAATACCCTCTGTAAAAAGTAAGCGTATCAATGTGCTGGGATTTATGAATCGTGCCAATGACCTTTTCTACTACCCAGTAACAGGTTGTGTTAACAGCGAAACAGTTATCAGTGTCTTTGATGATTTTGCCGCCAGGATGGAAGAACCCAAGTACAGCTCTAATGAGCGCTATACCATCGTCATGGTGGATAATGCCAGCATTCATACCAGCAAACTTTTCAGAGAAAGAGTAATAGACTGGGCAATTGAGAAAAAGCTCTTAGTCTGTTTTTTACCAACCTATTCACCTGAGCTAAACCTGATAGAAATATTGTGGAGAAAAGTGAAGTATGAATGGCTGAACCTGCTGTCAATAATGGATTTCAAGGAATTCGAACAAGAGGTCAAACGTATATTTGATCTATTTGGTCAAAAATATCTGATTTCGTTTGAGTGACTACTTATATTTCTCCGCTATATTTTCTGCGGTAACCCCCATATGGTACTGATTAAATACGTCTGTCAGGCCTTCGGAAATAATACTGTCGGCAAATGCCGCATTTCCCATTTTTATACCGAATCGGGCATTACCCTGAACGTAGTAGGGAGCCATGGACATGTTTTCCATACCAGCTGCCACCACCAGGCCAGCATCCCCTGAGCGAATATGGGCGACAGCTTCCATAACGGCTTTCATACCACTGCCACAAATCATGTTCAGTGTATAAGCAGGTACTTCTGCTGGGACACCCGCTTTGATTGCAGCCTGACGACCCGGCCCCATGCCCTGGCCACAACTAAGCACATTCCCAACAATGACTTCATCCAGCTGTTCCGGGTTAACACCAGAATCAGCAATCACCGCACTAATCACCGCTGCCCCCAGTTCAGAGGCCGGAGTATTTTTAAAGGCACCACCGAATGCACCAATGGCGGTTCGGCGAGCAGCCACTATATAGACTTTATCCATTATTTTTTCCGCACGATTATTCGAATGTCTTTAGTTCTTCTGGAACATACAGCTTGGCTTCAGTGAGAGCCTGGATATCCCCTAATGTTGACCCTTTATATATTTCCCTCAGTACCAGACCACTGTCAGTAACTTCAATAACTGCCAGTTCAGTAATAATCAGGTTAACCTGGCCCACTGCCGTTAAGGGTAGGGAACACTCTTTCAGAATCTTTGGCAAACCTTTAGCGGTGTGTAGCATGGCGATAATCACTTGCTGGCTACCCACCACCAGATCCATGGCACCGCCCATGCCAGCTACCATTTTGCCAGGAATCATCCAGCTGGCGAGGTTACCCTTTTCATCCACCTGCATGGCACCGAGCACTGTTGTATTAACATGCCCACCACGGATAATGGCAAAGCTGGTCGCACTATCGAAAAAAGCACCATCAGGTTGAATGGTTACCGGTATCCCCCCGGCATTGGTAATATCTTTATCAATAGTCGCCTGTTCTGCTACAGGCCCCATACCAATAAAGCCATTCTCTGACTGCAGCGTAATATCCATGCCAACAGGAATATAATTACTAACCAGTGTTGGCAGGCCAATACCCAGGTTAACCACATCGCCGCTGTGAAGTTCCCGGGCAACCCGGCGGGCAATTCGATGTTTCAATAAATCGCTCATGCTACCCTCTTCACCGGCTGGCTTTTAACGATGTAATTAACAAAAATTCTGGGAGTAACAATGTGATCCGGGTCTAACTCACCCATTTCCACAACCTCTTCCGCCTCTACAAATACCTTATCCGCAGAGGTTGCCATTAATGGGTTGAAGTTTCGGGAAGAGCCACGGTAAATAGCATTGCCACAACGGTCAACACGACTGGCATGAATCAGGGAAATATCCGCTCGCAGTGGCAGTTCCAATAAAAAGTCCTGGCCATTCACTGTGATAACTTGTTTGCCATTTTCAACGATCGTACCAATTCCAGTGGGAGTTAAAACACCACCAAGCCCGGCACCCCCCGCACGAATGCGTTCAACCAGAGTCCCCTGGGGTACCAGTTCCACATCCAGCTTACCTTCATGCATCAATCGCCCGGTATCTTTATTAAGACCGATATGGGTGGTAATAACTTTTGAAAGCACCCCGGAAGAGACTAGCCGTCCTACTCCTTCATTAGTCAGGCCAGTATCATTGCCAATATACGTCAAGTTTCTCAGGCTGGAATCAGCGATAGCCTCGATAATAGAAAGCGGTGCCCCCGCGTTCATAAAGCCACCGACCATAATGGTCATCCCATCTTCCAGATGCTCAAGCACCTGGCTTGCATCCAGTACGGGCTTTGAAGACATAAATCACTCCTGAACTGGCATTATTTTTATATAACGCCTTGTTGTTAGTTCAGAACTGTACTGATGCTGGACCTACTGTTGTTCCTGATGACAAAGCAAACCCATGACCAGGCATTGAGCCAGATGCATGGAGCTGCCTAAAGAACGAATCCCCATCATCTCTGCCTCACTAACCCGTAGTGAAACATCAATAAGCCCACTGCAGGGATGAATATTATGATCCGTCAAGGCGACAACCCGGGCATGTTTTTCATGGGCTGAGCGGATGGTTTCTGCAGTTTCGTCGGCATGGGGATGATAAGTAACAGCCAGTAACAGGTCTTTTTCTGAAATTCTTTTTAGCTGGTTTTTGTGGAGTCCCCCGACTCCATCCAGCAGCACAACATCAATATCCGCACGCATTAATGCGTAGCTGAGATAGCAGGCCACCGGAAATGCACGTCGAACACCGTGTATATAAATGGACTCTGCCTGCTCCATCAGATCCAGCGCCTTTTTAAACTGCTCTGGATTAATCAAGGTGGCAAGGCTTTCAATGGCCTTCACCTGTGGGTGAGCAAAACTTTTTAACAGTGAATGGCCGCTTTTATCTCCCTGCAAGTCAGTATCCGCATGACGCACCCGTTCCCGATAGCCCTCCATCCGGCCTTTTAGCTGGCTTCTATAAAGCTGCTGCAACTCTGAAAAGCCGTTAAAACCAAAGTAGTTAGCGAAACGAACCAGGGTTGATGGCGAGACATTAATCTCCCGGGCAATGGCCACCAGGGTTTCCAGGGCAACCGTGTCAGGGTGCTGGATAAAAAAATCACCGACCTGACGCAACCGGCCACTGAGGTTGTCGTAATCCTCAACGATTCTTTTGTTCAGGTCATCCAGATTCAGAACCCGTGGACTGACTTCAGAGGTCATTACAGCTCCAGCTTGTTATTTGGGTGAGCGGCGAATTTATACCCTTAGTGAGCTATGTCAACTCCATAAAACAGTTTGAGTTGGTCAAGGGTCACCTCTTCCACGGTGGGCATAACAGCCTCCATAAGGAATAACCGGTCAAATTGCTCGGGATTATTACGGACAACTTCCTGCAACTTGTAACCAAAAGCCATACGCAGGATTGTCCCAATATTGAATTTCGCCACAGGCCCCTTGCGCAGGCGCAGCAAGTCATGCTCACGAATCCCGCTGGTACCATGGATTACCAGTGGCGTATCAACCTTAGCTGCAATCTTTTCCAACTGGTTATGGTCAATCGTCGCTGTCGGCTCTTTTAGTCGGTGGATATTGCCCACAGAAACCGCTACCGCATCAACCCCGCTTTCATGGGCAAACCGGACCGCATCATCCGGCGATGTAGTGATAGTTTTGATATGGGGGCGAATATCATCGTAAGGAACAGAGCCGATTTCCCCTTCTACAGAAACACCACAGGCGTGAGCAACCTCAACCACCTGACGGGTTCTGCGAATATTCTCCTCCAGTGCCAGCTGGGAGCCATCAAACATCACAGAACTAAATCCGTAATGTATGCCCTGATAAACGACACTCTCTTCATAGGTATGGTCCAGGTGTGTACAAACCGGAACAGAGGCTTCCTTCGCCAGCAAACTTAGCATTGAAGCAGCATTCTCTATCCCCATAAACTCCACCAGGGTTTTATTGGCTGCAATAATCACTGGACGACCAAACTTTTCTGCGGCACTGACCACAGCCCTGGCATCTTCATAGCCAAATACATTAAAGCAGGGGACTGCATAATCGGCTCTGGCAGCTTCCGGCAACAACTCCCTGAGACTGACTAACATTGTTTTAAATTCCTTAATTTGTGCAGTTAATCGTTGAGTGAATACCTGTATTACTTAAACTTGGCGATCATATCCTTGATACCAGGAATAGTATTCACCTGATCAGCATGGGCAGGTTCAAAATACTGAATCAGTGACTTGGACGTCTCACCCACAATAATAGTGAAGTAGTACATACGGTAACCGGGCGCCACCACGCTGGGGTGATAACCCTTATCAATGGCAATGACACTGCCATCTTTTACCATATGGCAGGGGCCGCATTTCTCTTCCTCGGTATACAGGAACTGGGCTCCAAATCCCTGGGGAGGATCAAAATGGAATTGATAAACTTCTTCGTAACGGGTTTCTATTCCCTCACGGTCTTCATCATGCTTATGGGTCGGGAATCCTGACCAGCCCCCTTCACCTACGGTAAACAGTTCGCTGACCAGCAAACGGCCACGTTTGTTGGCATTGCCCTGCCCTAAAATATGCTTGATTTTACGGTGAGTCTTGGTTTCATCGCTGCCGTACTGCACAACCTGAACATCTTCTGGCAAAACTGAAAACGGCTTCAGTTTTTCTTCATACTTGCCACCAGCAATCATAACCTCCGCATCATCGCTCAGGCATTCGATCTGTACATCACTATCAATGGGTACATAAACAGAGGACGGATGGCCATCCCAGATGGTTGGACGCTGACCAATAGGGCCAAACACCTCTCCATCCACTGTGATGCGACAAGTGCCACCGGCTAATACAACGGCAGTTTCATAATTGGCCAGTCGATAGTGATGAGTCCCCCCTTTTTTCAACTTCACATTATTGAAATAACACAGCGGTGTTGTGTCATCATTTTCAGTAATAATCGCTTCGTTGCGATTATCAAAAGGTTCGATATGTTTTCCCATTACCCTTTCCCCGGAGTCTTTAAAAATAGTGATGCTTAAAATTCAGCGGCTATTCTTCACGTTCAGCGATAAATGCAGCCAGCTCATCACTGGTAGGCATGGCCTCAGTACAGGAGTCTTTTGATACGTTAATAGCTGCCGCAGCAGAACCCATTTTTACAGCCTGCTCAAGGCTTGCACCGCTGATCATTGCCAGAATGGCGGTTCCGGCATAAGAATCCCCCGACCCGAAGGGCTTCATTACCTCCACAGGGAAGATACCTTGTTCAAAACAATGACCATCACGGCAATAAACTTTTGAACCCTGCTCACCTGCCTTTAATAAGATAATTTTCGTCTTTCCCGTTAAAAAACGTTCGGCAGTCTTGTCATCACAGGTATTGTGGGGGTCAATCAGATATTCCAATACATCAAACTCTTCCCGATTACCAATCAGAATGTCAGACTGCTGGGCAGCCATTCGATAATAGGCGGCTGATTCAGCCGCTGACTTCCAGGAGTAGGCGCGATAGTCAAGATCCAGTACCACCACTGTCTTTTGCTTTCGGGCAAACTCAATGGCAGTAAAGGTAGCCTCCCGGGATGGACTGGCTGATAAGGCAGTACCGGTTACCAGCAACACCTTGGCACTGGCAATATACTCCTCACTTATCTGATCCGGCCTCAGGGTAAGGTCTGCGGCATTATTCCGGTAGATAATAACCTCACAACCCGATGGCTTTAGCTCAGTGACTGCCAGGCTGGTTCTTGAGCCAGAATCATCAACCTTTATGCCCTTGAGGTCGATACCATAGGATTCCAGATGGTGACAAACAAAACGGCCAAGAGAATCATTGGATACACAGCTAATCAAGCCGGCACGACCGCCCTGTCGGGCAATCGCCACCGCAATGTTCGCCGGCGAACCGCCGACGGACTTTTTGAAGCCGGAGACATCAATCATGTCCACTCCGGCTTCCAGCGCGTACAAATCAACTCCGGCCCGTCCCAGGGTGATAACATCAAGGGGGCGGTCTTGCCGAAATTGAATCAGGCTCATAAGGTCACCCATGCACTGTCTTTTTTGGCAGACTCTACGCAACGCTCGACAAAGCGAACGCCTTCAATGCCATCATCAACGCCGGGATACCAGATTTCTGCCAGCTCTTGCTGAGCATCGCGATTCGCAGCATCCATAGCCAGTGCAAAATTGCGATACAGGTTGGCCCAGGAATCAAAGTAACCTTCCGGATGACCACCACCCACACGTTCAAAACGAGCAACGTCGTACAGATAACCCATACCACGATCCAGGAGACGGAACTGCCCACCCAGAGGCGCATATTCAATCTGGTTAGGGTGCTCATCCCACCACCTCAGGGTGCCTTTCTCACCAATAACCTCAACCTTGAAAGAGTGGGTGTTGCCGATAGCCACACCAGAAGCCCACAATGTACCAACGGCACCATTTTTATACTTGATCATCACATGGGCATCGTCTTCCAGCTGGCGGCTTTCAACAAAGCTCTTTCGCATGCAGGACAGACTTTCCATTTCCAGGCCACTGATCAGTTGCCCCATTTGCAGGCAATGGGTGCCCACATCACCCAGAATATAGGAGGGACCAGAGGCTTCAGGAGTCACTCGCCAGGCCAGGGCCGGATCGTTCTTTTCAACGTCCTCGGCATGGTAACCATGGGCAAACTGCATATGTACGATACGAATCTTGCCAAGGTCACCGCGCTTCACCATCTCACACGCCTGGGCAATGGTGGGATAACCGGTATAACCATACATCACACCAAATACACGGTTACGCTTTTCAGCAATAGCCTTTAGTTCTTCAGATTCAGCAGAGGTAAAGCTTAATGGCTTTTCACAAATAACATGCAGATCGTGTTCAAGTGCGAGTTTGGCAATAACATAGTGGGTGCTGTTTGGTGTGGCGATAGAAACCGCCTGGATACCATCAACCCGCTGAGCTTCCCTGGCAAACATCTCCTTATAATCAGCGTAGCAACGCTCTTCTTTCAGCCCTAGCTCTTCAACACCAAAAACCTTGCCTCTTTCAGCATTGATATCAAAAGCACCTGCTACCAACTCAAAGTTGCGGTCACGGGCAGCTGCATCACGATGGGAGTCACCAATCTGGCTTCCCTTGCCACCACCAACCATACCCCAGCGCAACGCTTTCTTAAGGTTATTTTTGCGGATCATGTTTCACTCACTTATCTGGTTATAATGTTTGTTGTTTGTCTGGCTTCCCCACCAAACAAACGGCATATAATTTTTAATGCTTAGCTATTAAACCCCGGGGCGCTGGTATTTACGGCTTTCTTCCCAATCGGCAATGGCTTTGGCGGTATTCTCATCACGGGTAACTTTGGGCAGACCCACTTCCCACCAGCAATCACATTCAGACCAGGCGTCAGGATCAATATCCACAACAATTACGGCTGTACGATCAGAAGCTTTGGCTTTGGCAAAGGCTTTATCAAACTCATGCATACCATTAATTTTAAGCGCCATTGCACCCTGGGCTTCAGCATGCTTTGCAAAGTCAACCCGGGCCAATTCCGGAGAGTTACGACGACAGTCTTTCAGTAGATTATTAAACGATTTATTACCGGTATTATTTTGCAGCTTGTTGATTACAGCGAAACCTGCATTATCACAAACCACCACAATCATTTTGTGGCCTGTCATTACCGAACTATAGATATCCGAGTTCATTAACATATATGAGCCATCACCTACCAGCACCACAACGTCATGATCCGGGTTGGCCATCCTGGCTCCCCAGCCACCAGCAATTTCATAGCCCATGCAGGAATAACCAAACTCAATATCAAACTTGCCAATCTGGTGACTTTGCCAGTTCATGGCCAGCTCCGCGGGCAAGCCACCGGCTGCCGTTACAACGGTATCACCGGGTTCGGACAAACGATTTACTGCACCAACCACCTGGGCATAGGAAGCCATCTCGCCTTCCACTGGAGTAATACGCTGCCTGACCACAGCCTTCCATTTATCAGTAACTACAACACCTTGCCCTGACCATTCCTTAGAGAACCGGATATCTTTTAATTCATTGCTGAGCATCGGCAGGGTAACTTTGGCATCACCAATAACAGGTACAGAACGGTGCTTGATGGCATCAAAATTCGCTACATTTATACTGACGATTTTTAATGCTTCATTGCGAAACACAGACCAGGAGCCAGTGGTAAAATCTTGCAACCGGGTGCCCACAGCCAACACCAGGTCAGCATGGGCCGCCATATAGTTAGCAGAATCAGAACCGGTAACACCAATAGGGCCACAGTTCAGGGGATTATCCTGTAACATGGTGGCTCGCCCTGCGATGGTCTCTACCACAGGCATATTGTGTTTTTCAGCAAATTTTTTCAGTTCTTCAGCGGCTTCAGAGTAATGAATACCCCCGCCACTGATAATCAGTGGTTTCTTCGCCTTTTTAATTAGCTCTGCCGCCTGCTCCAACATCACCTGCTCAGGCACCGGGCGCCGTATCCTGTGAATTTTTTCTTCAAAGAAGCATTCGGGAAACTCAAAGGTGTATCCCCAGACATCCTGGGGAACCCCTAAAAATGCAGGACCACAGCAAGCCGGATCGAGCATGGTATCAATGGCATGGGGAAGGCTGTGAATCAGCTGCTCAGGATGCATGATCCGATCCCAATAACGGGTTACAGCCTTAAAGGCATCGTTGGTGCTGATGGTTGGGTTGTGGAAGTGCTCGGTTTGCTGAAGTACGGGATCTGGCAGACGACTGGCATAGGTATCTCCAGAGATCATCAACAACGGTAAACGGTTGGCATGGGCAACACCGGCAGCCGTCACCATATTGGCAGCACCGGGGCCAATGGATGTGGTTGCAATACCAATGCGCTGACGTTTGTTGGCTTTGGCATAGGCTACTGCTGCCATGGCCATAGATTGTTCGTTCTGGCCTCGCCAGGTAGGAATTCTCTCTTCGATAAATTTCAGCTGCTGGGCAAAGCAAGTAACGTTGCCATGACCAAAGATACCAAAGCAGTTACCAAATAATTGTTCCACCTGACCATCAATTTTTATTTTTTGGGCGATCAGGTATTTTGCCAAGGCTTCGGCCGTTGTTAAGCGTATCCGTTTCATGCTGAATGAACTCTTTATAGTGCTGGCAAGCCAGCGCGTTTTCCCGGAATATTTTTTTTCAACAGACCCGGCTAGGGGCTGTTGACGTTTGCTCGTGTGCTCAGCCAAAACCAGCGGTTTCGTGGCTAGACGCAGTAGCGCAGGAATAACCTAAAGGTCACACGTACTCGCGTCTTTCAAGCTACTGCAACGACGGCACGGAATCGCTGGTTTTGGCCCTTCGGGTGGTTCGTAAAGCGGCTTTCCGACTGCGTTGGACTGGCTTGACGTAGAACAACTATGCCTGCACCAGTCCTCCTTGCGGAAAACCGCTTTACGAGCCACTGAGCTCACGATCAAACGTCAACAGCCCCTAATACCTTTCAAATTTTCTAACCTTATGATGAATAATGCAGAATTTCCGTTCAGATAATCACCACAATAGAATGGGTTAGAAAGTGTGACTGGTATAAGTACCCCCTTTTAACCATTCGGCAGGCAGGGGGTACATCCCGGGAAAGTTTTACTGGCTTACAAACCCGCTTTTTCTACATAGGTGATCAGGTTTTTATGGGCCATGTTGGCGTAAGTCTGTGGATGGGCAACTGCCGGGTCCTGCTCAGCTTCCACCACTAGCCAGCCTTCGTAGTCAAATTTCTTCAGCTCTGCGAAAATTTCGTCCCAGTCCAGACCTCCATCACCAGGTACAGTGAACACCCCATTCAGAACAGCTTTCAGGAAAGGCAGGTCTTTCTCACGAGCATCACGCATCACATCAAAGCGCACATCCTTGGTATGAAAGTGAACAATTCGGTCACCAACCAGGCGGATCATTTCTGCTGCATCACCACCACCGTAAGTGACATGGGCGGTATCAAAGGTCAGGCCAACGGAAGGGCCAGTGTGCTTGATAAACATTTCCAGATCACGGGGAGATTCGCAAACAGTGCCCACATGGTGATGGAAAGCTAACTTAATGCCCTGCTCTTTCAGGTAGTCTGCAAACCGGGTCAGTTTTTCGCCGTACTCTTTCCACTGCTCCTCAGTCAGCACAACACGCTGGGAAAGAGGCTTTTCAATATTACCGTGAACGGTATTACTCACTTCACCGGCAACCATCGCCTTACAACCACAGCCTCTCATCAGCTCAAGGTGGCTCTGTACTGCTTCGATCTCCTCCTCAACAGAACGCTTGCA encodes:
- a CDS encoding IS630 family transposase, which produces MGLVYKRFRKACSHKRDEEQFRCCQSALKEAQYAEDKGLVNLFYFDESGFSQEPCVPYGWQEKGSQLKIPSVKSKRINVLGFMNRANDLFYYPVTGCVNSETVISVFDDFAARMEEPKYSSNERYTIVMVDNASIHTSKLFRERVIDWAIEKKLLVCFLPTYSPELNLIEILWRKVKYEWLNLLSIMDFKEFEQEVKRIFDLFGQKYLISFE
- a CDS encoding 3-oxoacid CoA-transferase subunit B, with protein sequence MSDLLKHRIARRVARELHSGDVVNLGIGLPTLVSNYIPVGMDITLQSENGFIGMGPVAEQATIDKDITNAGGIPVTIQPDGAFFDSATSFAIIRGGHVNTTVLGAMQVDEKGNLASWMIPGKMVAGMGGAMDLVVGSQQVIIAMLHTAKGLPKILKECSLPLTAVGQVNLIITELAVIEVTDSGLVLREIYKGSTLGDIQALTEAKLYVPEELKTFE
- a CDS encoding 3-oxoacid CoA-transferase subunit A yields the protein MSSKPVLDASQVLEHLEDGMTIMVGGFMNAGAPLSIIEAIADSSLRNLTYIGNDTGLTNEGVGRLVSSGVLSKVITTHIGLNKDTGRLMHEGKLDVELVPQGTLVERIRAGGAGLGGVLTPTGIGTIVENGKQVITVNGQDFLLELPLRADISLIHASRVDRCGNAIYRGSSRNFNPLMATSADKVFVEAEEVVEMGELDPDHIVTPRIFVNYIVKSQPVKRVA
- a CDS encoding MurR/RpiR family transcriptional regulator, translating into MTSEVSPRVLNLDDLNKRIVEDYDNLSGRLRQVGDFFIQHPDTVALETLVAIAREINVSPSTLVRFANYFGFNGFSELQQLYRSQLKGRMEGYRERVRHADTDLQGDKSGHSLLKSFAHPQVKAIESLATLINPEQFKKALDLMEQAESIYIHGVRRAFPVACYLSYALMRADIDVVLLDGVGGLHKNQLKRISEKDLLLAVTYHPHADETAETIRSAHEKHARVVALTDHNIHPCSGLIDVSLRVSEAEMMGIRSLGSSMHLAQCLVMGLLCHQEQQ
- a CDS encoding class II fructose-bisphosphate aldolase family protein, producing the protein MLVSLRELLPEAARADYAVPCFNVFGYEDARAVVSAAEKFGRPVIIAANKTLVEFMGIENAASMLSLLAKEASVPVCTHLDHTYEESVVYQGIHYGFSSVMFDGSQLALEENIRRTRQVVEVAHACGVSVEGEIGSVPYDDIRPHIKTITTSPDDAVRFAHESGVDAVAVSVGNIHRLKEPTATIDHNQLEKIAAKVDTPLVIHGTSGIREHDLLRLRKGPVAKFNIGTILRMAFGYKLQEVVRNNPEQFDRLFLMEAVMPTVEEVTLDQLKLFYGVDIAH
- a CDS encoding 5-deoxy-glucuronate isomerase is translated as MGKHIEPFDNRNEAIITENDDTTPLCYFNNVKLKKGGTHHYRLANYETAVVLAGGTCRITVDGEVFGPIGQRPTIWDGHPSSVYVPIDSDVQIECLSDDAEVMIAGGKYEEKLKPFSVLPEDVQVVQYGSDETKTHRKIKHILGQGNANKRGRLLVSELFTVGEGGWSGFPTHKHDEDREGIETRYEEVYQFHFDPPQGFGAQFLYTEEEKCGPCHMVKDGSVIAIDKGYHPSVVAPGYRMYYFTIIVGETSKSLIQYFEPAHADQVNTIPGIKDMIAKFK
- the iolC gene encoding 5-dehydro-2-deoxygluconokinase, with the protein product MSLIQFRQDRPLDVITLGRAGVDLYALEAGVDMIDVSGFKKSVGGSPANIAVAIARQGGRAGLISCVSNDSLGRFVCHHLESYGIDLKGIKVDDSGSRTSLAVTELKPSGCEVIIYRNNAADLTLRPDQISEEYIASAKVLLVTGTALSASPSREATFTAIEFARKQKTVVVLDLDYRAYSWKSAAESAAYYRMAAQQSDILIGNREEFDVLEYLIDPHNTCDDKTAERFLTGKTKIILLKAGEQGSKVYCRDGHCFEQGIFPVEVMKPFGSGDSYAGTAILAMISGASLEQAVKMGSAAAAINVSKDSCTEAMPTSDELAAFIAEREE
- a CDS encoding Gfo/Idh/MocA family oxidoreductase translates to MIRKNNLKKALRWGMVGGGKGSQIGDSHRDAAARDRNFELVAGAFDINAERGKVFGVEELGLKEERCYADYKEMFAREAQRVDGIQAVSIATPNSTHYVIAKLALEHDLHVICEKPLSFTSAESEELKAIAEKRNRVFGVMYGYTGYPTIAQACEMVKRGDLGKIRIVHMQFAHGYHAEDVEKNDPALAWRVTPEASGPSYILGDVGTHCLQMGQLISGLEMESLSCMRKSFVESRQLEDDAHVMIKYKNGAVGTLWASGVAIGNTHSFKVEVIGEKGTLRWWDEHPNQIEYAPLGGQFRLLDRGMGYLYDVARFERVGGGHPEGYFDSWANLYRNFALAMDAANRDAQQELAEIWYPGVDDGIEGVRFVERCVESAKKDSAWVTL
- the iolD gene encoding 3D-(3,5/4)-trihydroxycyclohexane-1,2-dione acylhydrolase (decyclizing) gives rise to the protein MKRIRLTTAEALAKYLIAQKIKIDGQVEQLFGNCFGIFGHGNVTCFAQQLKFIEERIPTWRGQNEQSMAMAAVAYAKANKRQRIGIATTSIGPGAANMVTAAGVAHANRLPLLMISGDTYASRLPDPVLQQTEHFHNPTISTNDAFKAVTRYWDRIMHPEQLIHSLPHAIDTMLDPACCGPAFLGVPQDVWGYTFEFPECFFEEKIHRIRRPVPEQVMLEQAAELIKKAKKPLIISGGGIHYSEAAEELKKFAEKHNMPVVETIAGRATMLQDNPLNCGPIGVTGSDSANYMAAHADLVLAVGTRLQDFTTGSWSVFRNEALKIVSINVANFDAIKHRSVPVIGDAKVTLPMLSNELKDIRFSKEWSGQGVVVTDKWKAVVRQRITPVEGEMASYAQVVGAVNRLSEPGDTVVTAAGGLPAELAMNWQSHQIGKFDIEFGYSCMGYEIAGGWGARMANPDHDVVVLVGDGSYMLMNSDIYSSVMTGHKMIVVVCDNAGFAVINKLQNNTGNKSFNNLLKDCRRNSPELARVDFAKHAEAQGAMALKINGMHEFDKAFAKAKASDRTAVIVVDIDPDAWSECDCWWEVGLPKVTRDENTAKAIADWEESRKYQRPGV
- the iolE gene encoding myo-inosose-2 dehydratase, translated to MSKVQLAISPLTWSNDDMPSLGGEIPLESCLAGMQAAGFQGSEMGVKYPRTTDELKPKLEEYGLVLASGWYSLELCKRSVEEEIEAVQSHLELMRGCGCKAMVAGEVSNTVHGNIEKPLSQRVVLTEEQWKEYGEKLTRFADYLKEQGIKLAFHHHVGTVCESPRDLEMFIKHTGPSVGLTFDTAHVTYGGGDAAEMIRLVGDRIVHFHTKDVRFDVMRDAREKDLPFLKAVLNGVFTVPGDGGLDWDEIFAELKKFDYEGWLVVEAEQDPAVAHPQTYANMAHKNLITYVEKAGL